Genomic window (Alnus glutinosa chromosome 9, dhAlnGlut1.1, whole genome shotgun sequence):
CAATTCCCCTTATTTGCTCACAACTCTAGTGAGCGTGAGATGAGGAGGAGACTCGAGAGGGCATGCGGCAGAGGAAATGAGAGAAGAGTAGGGTGAAAGTATTGATGTGAATATTAGTAATATCCGTATCTGCATAATGTGATTATTACATTTAGGTATCCGCATTCCTATCATGCGTTTATTATTCGCATCTGCACGGTTATTATCTGCTATCCACATATGAGGTAATGAGCGTTTTGAATTACTATATAAATCTATACGCAATATTAAATAATACGATTATTATATCCGTATCTGCATAATATGGTTATTACATTCAGGTATCCGTATCCGTATCATGCGTTTATTGTCCGCATCTgcgcggttattatccgctatccgcatataAGGTAATGAGCGTTTTGGATTACTATATAAATCTATACGCACTATTAAATAATGCgattattattatatgcaagcttaaataaattaaaatttaagttgttacacaattcacgatTATCAGCCATAGATGATCATTGTCTCATAAAAGTAATCAAGATTTGGATTACccaaataaaagagaaataagtaaatgtagtgaggtatgactttaagatgatattaaaaaaaaaaaaaaacctaacataatttAAAGGtcctaaacttaccaaattcaaaacaacgttgttttagtgaatttaagtatatatatatatatatatatatatatatatatatatatatatatagggaatgTTTATGCGGTTATTAACATCATCTGCATGCCGTAAAACAACTATCCGCATTCGTATCCGCATATATACggaaaatattgttgctaacTAAATACGCATATGTGGATAGGTGCGAATAACAAATGCGGAGAGTTATATCCACCtacattttcacccctaaagAATAGagtaatagaaaaagaataagagaaggagaaagagaaagagaaagaggagaggaaaaaaagaaaaagaaaaaaaagaaaaaagaaaaagaaaaaggacagggtgttaggtatatatataaggaatatatggtgataaaataataataataataataaaaaaaaaaaaaggttagttaATATGGATGGTCAAtttcaacttttaaaaaattagaagaaaattacaaatttggTGATAATTGGAgataataaataaagtttctcaAATTAGCTAACTTTATACCCACCATTTTTGATAGCCATTAGaacactagtagcagttaccctatattggttcccttccctatatttaggaaaaatttcatgaaaaacatcaaaaaacctcccacagcagatgccctatatttagatgagggagttgggaatgaatagtgattccctatgtatacatgtctactattcattccctatgtattattttaataaaaaagaagtataattaattgatatagggaagagagaaaaagtaggaaagagagaaaaagtaggaaagagagaaaaaaaaataaaataagagtaaaaaaataatatttaattgatatagggaaaagtaagggaatctattgtgtgatattttttttataaggaagcaaaaagtagttttgttccctaaatatagggaaaatggttggaaatctgttgctagtgctcttatgCCATTTTGAACTtcacaataacaataacaataaagtTGAGTcccaaatacaaaattaattacTCCTTCTATATCATGATAAATAACGCGAAGCCGGAATGAATATTATATCCCTATACTTCTCATGCATTGTAGTCATTAAATTCAATTTGAAGGAGCCACCAAGTTAGTCTTGCttccaaatttttaaatacAACACCTCTAATGTTCTTAATATcgttattattatcattatatattattataattgttttgGCTGCACGTAGTTCAACCAGAAACTTTTTAGTTCAACTTGTTATGGCTCAGGCTTTGGCAGTTTTGCACGCTATGGAGTTATATAAAGAGATGAGATTTAATGATACAATTTTGAAGGGGATGCTCTACAGATTGTAAATGCCGTTAAAACAATATGTAATAATTGAAGCAATTTTGGACATATAGTGGATTGAATTAAAGATCGGTTGTATCAACTAAGATCTTGGAGAATCGAACATGTCAAGCGAAATGCGAATACAATTGCTTATACTATAGCCAAATAGGCTATTCTGTGTGTCATATATAGAGCTTGGATTGAAGAAATTTTCAATTGTATCTATGGTATTATATATAGGGAGCGTTTTTTTGCCTTTAGATGAttgaattttattcaataaagaatgctactttttcgaaaaaaaaattcttaaccCTTTTAAGTCTGCTACAATATTAATAATTcgactcaatatatatatatatatatatatatatatatatatatatatatatatatatattagaaattgttgtttataattgtaattttaatgaTGCTTTGACTCTTTGCAAATTTGATTGTTTGTTTCATTCTCTCGTCAGCCTTAATATTGATTTGgttgctattttattttattttattttttaaacaattcaagGAAAGGGAAGAGGAAACATTACAGCAAATAAAAGTACATAAAAAGGGATAGACAGCCCAACAATAAGGGTTCGTTTCatattgcgattttaaaaagtgagatttaaaaataacgattttaaaatgtgtgttttcaaacataatttttaaaaacgtagttaagcatttagcaaaattacagtttaacatttaaaattgtgtgtttttttttttcaaacgatTCACGATTTGGTTTAGCCCGTCTGCCCATCCACTTCTCAATTGCCTTAAAATTACCGGTTGATTAAAAGAGTGACTTCTGGCATTAcacttaaaaataacaatttttttttttttttttttttttttcatttacctAAACtctcctcaaattttttttaacaagtcaACAATGTATGGGACTAATCTGTACCCTTCTCCAATAGAAGTTTTAAAATATAAGTAATTACATATAGGAATTCATAATGGAAATCTAAAATAAGTATATCTTGTTATTCTTATATCTATTagcttaaaataatttttcttgaaaactATTAACTTATACTATAAtataagttctttttcttttttgaattttttatacttatgttttttgttttttatattttttaatgtatgagacacttgtcattttttttttttttttttttttaattagtgcTTGAGTGGTGTATTGATGTTTTCCGTCAATATTTTAAACGTTGTGAGGGGagagttatttgttatttttgttaaccaCAAGGAGTTTTAGGCAACTATTTATATCTTGAAGGGCTATTTGCAAATTGGTGCAATCCTAAATACgtgttttgtatttatttctaaaataaatTGTTCAATATTAAtaggagaaatgctacatacaCTTTCTGACgcgacaataaaaattattattaaattttagatgaatcactattgaattttgaattaaataataatttttaccgCTAcgttttaaaaagtaattgctTGAAAATGTGCACTTGAGCATTTCTCTATATTAATAGCGTCGACGAAGTTTACAAAAAAccttttttcatataatttttggTAAAAGTATACATATTTCATCAAACCAccacttcattgtcaatgtcttcttaaattaccaattgtatcaatgttatcttaaactaccaaaataatgtcaatgtcccccgaTGATTAAAATAACcttcataaaatttttaaaaaaatctataaattataacaaaaaattaactaatttttgtttttttttttttaaaaaaaaaccaagggggtcattttgattttttccttttaatttttttttttgaacttataaagatatttttgtcattattaaaatcttttttaagtcaattttgtctttttgttgaccttaaaaaaaacattaaaattgttttgataatttaaataagacattaacacaattaatatatattttttttttaaaaaaaatacctataaagtgataatttgaagaggaTAAAtactttttcctaatttttatgATAGGTGGTTGGCACGATGCTAACGTGGTAAACGGATTTaacagaaattaaaagaaattatgaaACCGAAACCCAGTTATTGCTGACGTGGTAACTAACAATATAAGGCGGACCTATAAAGaaagaggtaaaaaaaaaaaaaaaaaggaaaaagaaaaagtaaagggagagagagagtgaaagtaGGGTCTATCTGAGCTAGAGTGTCTATCGTGGCACGCTTTTTGGGTCCGGAAACAGGGGTTTGAGGGACGACACTCGATAGGCCAAAGCGAATCTCTAcaaatattcttcttcttcatcttcgtcTTCGTGCGCTCGAGTGTGGACGGTTTCGATCCTTAGCTGCTTTCTTTTTCTACTGTTTGTGGGACTACTCAACTGGAGGAGAGAGATTTGGAGTTCGTTTCTCTTTGTTAGGGTTTTGCTtgctctctgtctctgtctctgttttgtttttttgccttCTTTTGGCGTTTTTCTTGGAATGGTCGGCAAAGTTTGACGCCATGAGGAAGAAGCTCGATACTCGTTTCCCAGCTGTAagtctctctccctctgtcgctgtctctgtctctgtctgtgtgttttTAGGattctaattttgttttgatggtcatgttttttactttcttttcttttcttttcttttttgagtggAAGATGTATACACATAAATACATATGAAGGTTTACTTAGGTTATGTGAGTTAAACTGTTCTTACATGTAATTGGTTATATGAAATGGGTAATctgtttctgattttttttatttttttctttcctaaagTTTTATAGCCAGTTAGCATCAGGTTGTGGtgaatttttttagtatttatgttACTAGGAGGTTTCTGTACTCTTGTTCTCCAAGATAAAGTTACTCACATTGGGACAGTAAGAGCCCACTTGGGATTGCGCTAAGGAGTTAAAAAAGTATTTGTAGTACATAAAGATTGTGCTAAGCAAAAATAGCCTGAGtggtaaaaaacttaaaaaaacattttttttttttttttttacgtgagGGCAAATAATTCTTTGGAGCCAGCTTGCCGGCGAAGccggagtattacccgatccaTGTGGAAGATGCGCTTTACATGAGTATGAGGTTTACTTGATAGAGGTGGGTTATATGAAGTGATCTTGCCTTGGAAGGGTTCctcgtcattaaaaaaaaaaaaagaaaagaaaaaaaaaagctcaaaactcaaaagtgcttttaatatataaaagttaTGCCAAGCAAAAATgagtttgtttggtaaaaaaaactttttaaaaagctttttttttttgtctactttttttgctctaaaaaaaaaaaaaaaaaaaaatcaaaattgtgTTTTGGGGAAGCTTGAAaaataggctttttttttttttttttctatagaaAAAAACTCTATTTTCCAATGCAATTCCAAACAAGCTCTAAGACTGTAAATGTGTTGCATAGGTAATAAGTTTCACATTGGTTTCTAAGATTGAGATCTATAAGTGATTTCAGATagctcaaattataattttgacaAGTCTTTTTTGGATAATAGTGTAGATGTGGCTAACAATTTTTTGGGCCATCATAAATGGTAGTAGACCAATCTAGTAACACCATGTGATATTGGGGGCATTGTAATGTGATGCGGAACATGAAGGGGACGTCAAGAATTTAGTGGGGGAGATTGTGAAAGTGTTGCATGGGTATTAAGTCCCACATCTGTTCCTTATTAGTTGAGATTGAtctttataagtgatttcagGGAGATCTAATTATAGctttgactagttcttttgagGTAATAGCGCAAACATGGCTAGTGTTTCCCTCAATCATGGCAAATGATATGAGAGTCAACCTATTAACTTTATGTGGTGTTAGGGCATTGCATCGTGCTGTGGACCCTAACGAATACATAAGAGATTTGAGTGAGAGAGATTGTGACAACCCAAAAGTTAGTCCCGCATTGGGTGCGTAGATTGTGAAGGTGTTACATGAGTGCTAACTCGTACATTGGTTATTTAGTAGGTGAGATTGAGCTTTATAAACGtggatgtggctagcgcttccCTAGGTCATGACAAGTAGAGTCTGAAGTGGAAGTAATGGTGTTTCTATTTCCCACTTTTGCTATCATTTTAGTTACAGTATTGTATTCTCGATTGTTTGACCTCAAGTATTTAAGTACATCTATTGTATGGaaacttatttttttcaataaactgCCACTCAGGGAGATAGAAGTAAATCACTCTATTGTGGACGGCTGGTTTGGTTGTCTACGTGAATCAATGAATTGTTGACTCCGAGAGGGACAAGTGGAAGGTGTTTAATCATATTATGCATGTTTTGCAATCAATTTCACCTCGTGCAAAAGGTTGTGGAGCCTTCATATTCCTATCTCTGCATCCCTCCTCTCCCTTTTGATGTGCCTTAGGTGCAGTCTAGTTACTCTAATTATCTTTCAGGGTGGCTGTTGATGTGACAAATAGCAGAAGCTTTTTGAAGTTGGAGTTTTCTTTGAACTGTTTGAAAGGTGCAAATGGGGGATGCAAGAGAGAATAGAGGAGAAGATAGAGGGATTCAAACTCATTTGAAGTTGGTTTGTGGTTGCTAATAGTTCATGGTTTGGAACCATTGACCAATGGTGTACCTGTTATAGAGGGCATTAAGAAGTAGTTGTTAAGTTGATGACAGTACTTACAAAAATGGGGGATTATTGCCTATAAAGGGCCTCGGCGATATGATTGTTTTGTCCATGatctttctttctctatatttatttgctaattttttttaatatttcagcTCTCTTTATTTCTCATTCCTATGGGTCTTGAGTTCTGTTGACGGTGTTGGCTGGGAGCTGTGGCCGGCAATGAAGCTAAAGCTTCACACTGGTCGACTTACAATTACACAGCTAAGTTCCAACTCTATGttgataagaaaaaagaaaacccctaagaagaagaatttcaacTATTCCAACAGAAAAGAGGCAATTCTAGTCTAGACTCTCTGGCTACCAGGGtgcaattgattttttttttttttttttttctagaacaCTAGTTCTTCCACTTGTTTTTGATCTGGCTTCTTCGTTGTGCTCACTATAGCCATTTTCTAAATTATCTTTATTCTGTCTTTTCTCTTTGCAACAACAGAACGCTATCTATTTGATGCAAATCTAGATAAGATATGATAGACTATTAGCTTTCAAGCATCACAGTTGTCCTTGATTTGATTATGATATTCTTGTGCTTGTTAGGTCCTACTGGCATGCCAACATGAGAAATGTCAGGACTAACCATGGAATTAGttaacaaaaatcacttgatagGGCTTATTTGATGGTGGGtccataaatttttatttggaatcTAAGAAGTCCCATGGTTGAACTTTCAAGTCTTTGACCAtctattaaacaaatatgtctgaATTCAAACAATTATGGACATTTTTGCACTTTGGAAGTGGTCCCTCATGTTCCGCTAATCCTAAGGAAGTCTTCAGTAATAAGGGTTTgcaattacttacaaaaaaaaaaaggaagtcttCAGTAATAAACAGTATAGCACACTTCCTATTTTGCTCATAAGCTAAGGCATGTTCTTCATGTTGCAATTGGTAGAGAGGTGGGGAATGTTCTCAGAATAGAGATTGCTTATGTTATCCAGATTATATTTGGCAGTCACGATAGAGGTGATGGTGCATATGGCACTTAAAGGAAGTTAACAAGTCATCCCATTTTAAGTAGCACTATTCATCTTTTGTAGGAAAATTTTCTTCTctagttttttgaaattaaggcAACCCTCCCAGATAAGCCCAATTTCTTCTGCCCCTAAGCAAATCATTCTTCATGACATAGCTCCATGACAGGTCATTTTCAGATGCTTCTTGCACGGGAAAAGCCACCTGGATTGATTAAACAATAGGCTGCTGATCTTATGCTTTGTCATCCATGATAATTCTTCTACATATAATTGTTCTTCAAGTCAATTCAACTAAACCGTAATCCTATCAGTATGCTGTTAGCTTTCATGATTGGTTTTACATTTTGCTCTATCTAGAAGTATATTCTTTCTTAGGTCCTTAGCTATGATAATTTTTTGTCCATATTCATACCTTCCTCTTATTCACTTCTTAGCTTCTACTTGACAGTTGCTCCTGTACATCGCTGCATTTTAGGTCTTTCACTCATCTTATCCCCTTACAATCCACTTTTAATTTGCTTAATTATCACGTCTTTTGTTGTGTTGCCACTTACTCATTGGGACATCCTCATTTAAGCTGCATTCTTTTTTTCCCTCCTAAAGAAACTTGCTGTTTCATTATTGTTTAACACTAGGTTTATGGAGAATAACTGGTGTTGTAGcagttcttaattttttttttcaacttaaatTAAGTTTATTGCTATACTTCTCAACTATGTAAAAATTCCTTGTGAATAATTTTTGATCTAAGATAAAGAAAGTGGTCAGTTTGAGGTATCTTTGGTACTCAAGTTTCAAGAGACCGTTGTTCCTGTTCCTCTTTCCAAAACTGGTCGGATATATCTTTTAAGGTCTACTTAATGAAAAGCCTTTGCTTCTAGAGTGTTTCTCTGTAACTCTAACTTGGAAAGACCCCTACTTGATCgcattaattaaaattatatcaTCAGTTACATATGAGAGAAATTAtgcaaaatttacataaatctAAATCTGCAAAACTTTTAGGTGGTGTAAAAGTAGCATGTCTGTGTGTAATACTTGACATGGATCTGGCATTGTGCTTGGCGAGTGACAAGTGCTCTCGAACTCGGTCCAGTAATTTGTCATCCTCATTATTGCTTTTACCTTTTCATTTATGCTTAAATGTTatccttctttctctttctagaTGTGTGGTTATAACATCTTTATGGTGTTGCTTCATAAATTGAATATTCAGTCCATCTATACTGTCGACATTCTTTCATTGCAGTTGATTTTAAAACATgattaggttttttattttattattttaatttatttatttttataagaaaacctgattttttatcaaaaaaaagaaaaaagaaaacctgaTTAGGTTATCTGGCTGATATAATTGTTTCACAGGCTCGGATTAAGAAGATTATGCAATCTGATGAGGATGTTGGGAAGATTGCCATGGCTGTGCCTCTTCTAGTTTGTGAGTATTTTAAAATTCTCTTTTtacatataatttatttatttctaattCTTTCTTTAATGATTCTTTCGGTAGCAGTTCACAGATTTTGTTTCACTTTCAacatttctccttttcttttgtttgttaaaatttattttgtgacaaaaaatatTACggttgcttttttatttttatttttatttatgataCTTATTGCCTGTGGTCAATGTAATCCTCAGCTAAAGCTCTGGAACTATTTCTGCAAGATCTATGTGATCGGACATATGATATTACGCTGAAAAGAGGAGCAAAGACCATGAATTCTTTGCAtttgtaagtgaaattttcatttAGTAACTTTTAAGTTGTAAGTATCTCTTCTTTGGGGCTAGACGATGATTAGATTTTCACAGTTCAGTAAATATCAAACCCTTTCTcgacttttttctttcaaacaccATTGCACCTCTATGCCTTGATAATGGTCATTAATTAAGAGAGTGGTTCATATTGGAGTTGTATTTCTGACATATGGCAGTTTGTACTGGCAtaaaatacatagaaaatagTTTTAGATATATCGGCTCACTCTCCCATCTACACACAAGCGAAAGGAGATATCCATGCATTATAGGATAGGATCATTTCTTTGCTATGAGAAAACGTGATTCTGTTTACGCTTAGTTTAAAGTTGTAAATCTAAGGTTCTCTAATTTGATCATTGTATTTGCAGAAAACAGTGTGTCCAGACCTTTAACGTTTTTGATTTTCTGAGGGATATCGTCAGCAAGGTTCCTGATTTAGGTGGTTCTGATGCTAGTGAAGATCGTTCAGTTGCCAAAAAAAGGTTTAGAAAACtgctcattttcttttttcttttcttttcttctctctctctctctctctctctctctctctctctctctctctctcttttcttttctttttttttttttttttaattttttaattttttttttatgtcaaaGAAATTTGAGGCATTTTATGACTAAAATAtgttaatattttcatttatcAGGAAAGTTACTGATGAGGAGGAAAATGATAGTGATGATGAGTTGAAGAGGAGTAGGATGGTAAGATATTCTGTGCTGCAATTTGGTACTCCGGTTATCATTCTCTCTTTTGTTGACACTATCAAACTTGTTCTCTGCGCTTAAGGAGGTCTTCAGCATCTTATTCTATCTCTGTTAGCGAGACTTATTCTTGATTTATCTATTAAGGTGTTTGAACATGTTTCAATTTGGATGTTTAATTGGACATACAATTATATGCATATCTTCCTTAGTTCTCTAAACATCAATCAGCTGGGAAACAAATATGTTGGAAACTTTGAATTTGTGAAAAACCCATAGCATCACGAGTTCTactgatttttgttttggtaaGATTGTGTTACAATATAACAGGACAGACATTTCTGTAACTTGGAACACTTCTTTTAAgccaaaatttaatcatttgttGTTTTAACAGAGAAGGAtttgtttgatgattttttccTACGTTGCAGCATGAGGCAGGTCACACTAGCAGCAGTGGTAGAGGAAGGGGTAGGGGCAGAGGTAGAGGTCGTGGACGA
Coding sequences:
- the LOC133878267 gene encoding uncharacterized protein LOC133878267 isoform X1 encodes the protein MRKKLDTRFPAARIKKIMQSDEDVGKIAMAVPLLVSKALELFLQDLCDRTYDITLKRGAKTMNSLHLKQCVQTFNVFDFLRDIVSKVPDLGGSDASEDRSVAKKRKVTDEEENDSDDELKRSRMHEAGHTSSSGRGRGRGRGRGRGRGSRTVERELAAQFEKLEDDPDISKNNQSLERLDNGAEAKELEENILGEKSGEGPIRNFDLNLDLNDDGDSAALAAAPASSSAEPIPETKHEEYPGWSVSDMENMAIDPIQLANLGRRIDEEEEDYDEEG
- the LOC133878267 gene encoding uncharacterized protein LOC133878267 isoform X2; translated protein: MQSDEDVGKIAMAVPLLVSKALELFLQDLCDRTYDITLKRGAKTMNSLHLKQCVQTFNVFDFLRDIVSKVPDLGGSDASEDRSVAKKRKVTDEEENDSDDELKRSRMHEAGHTSSSGRGRGRGRGRGRGRGSRTVERELAAQFEKLEDDPDISKNNQSLERLDNGAEAKELEENILGEKSGEGPIRNFDLNLDLNDDGDSAALAAAPASSSAEPIPETKHEEYPGWSVSDMENMAIDPIQLANLGRRIDEEEEDYDEEG